One genomic window of Panicum hallii strain FIL2 chromosome 6, PHallii_v3.1, whole genome shotgun sequence includes the following:
- the LOC112897428 gene encoding disease resistance protein RGA2-like, with product MHAHCRTVCEQDRSRSKLASMAGSLLLPLVGRVAGKAADAVVEGVTRMWGVDGERGKLERQLLAVQSLLVDAEAQNETKPAIKWWMEDLRAAAGKAEDVLDGFEYEALRREAQAGAGSNSTSRKVIGYLNVLGSPLWFRLRASWELRGVLGRINGLVKEMNTFGLVERKEPQQVAFRQTHSALDDSAEIVGREGDREVVVEMLLRQRREHAVQVLPIVGMGGLGKTTLAKMVYNDLRVQKHFELRMWHCVSQANLDACPIVKSIIELATEGRCDLPDTFELLQGRLQQEIGRRRYLLILDDVWNEEQPKWEEDLKPLLCSSIGGSGSIILVTSRSQKVACIMGTLPPYELSCLSEDDSWELFSMKAFSKGVQEQAELAAAGRRIVDKCKGLPLALKIMGGLMSSKQQARDWETIADTNLGHTNSGKDEIISILKLSYKQLTSEMKQCFAFCAVFPKDSSVCTLYHLESLKLNYCSVERYLPEGMTSMKKLRHINLLECGSLVRMPSKLSLLHNLRTLTTFVVDTEDGCGIEELQDMRQLSNRLELYNLSKVKSGSKANLHEKQNLSELSLYWGRKVSDIPKIGEVNSEVEVLESLLPYGGLKILEIYGYGGHEISQWMRDPQMFQYLRELIVSNCPRCKDLPIVWLSSSLEHLSLSNMVSLTTICHGIDVEAEGCSNSLLIFPKLKRMELSYLPELERWAGNSSGELNGSIVFLQLEELIIYDCYKLSTLPESPVLTHLVCISYTEDQLVSMSMPLYSWPSLASLKVGLLANMVVFPPDQDQQSQSPRPLEALRSLEVKGDYGFVSTFSLPAHLDCFTAVEELVISNCSNIVRWPLVELRCFARLRSLHISHCTNLGQEVLEGSSSEETLPLLQLERLSIVSCDSLTRIPMLPASLEQLDISRCTSMVALPPDLGNLAKLKELCVLGCHQLRPLPDGMDGLTSLEALTIRECPKIQKFPEGLLQRVPTLKTLTIGGCPDLQKRCGQGGEYLDLVASIPRRSIKSTKPIKKDRYMPHLSGIMYKGMPFN from the exons ATGCACGCGCACTGCAGGACTGTCTGCGAGCAAGACAGGAGTAGGAGCAAGCTGGCTAGCATGGCCGGGTCGCTGCTCCTGCCCCTGGTGGGCAGGGTGGCCGGCAAGGCTGCCGACGCCGTCGTCGAGGGCGTCACGCGCATGTGGGGCGTCGACGGCGAGCGCGGCAAGCTGGAGCGCCAGCTGCTGGCGGTGCAGTCACTGCTGGTCGACGCGGAGGCGCAGAACGAGACCAAGCCCGCCATCAAGTGGTGgatggaggacctccgggccgccgccggcaagGCGGAGGACGTCCTCGACGGCTTCGAGTACGAGGCGCTCCGCCGGGAGGCCCAGGCCGGCGCCGGCAGCAACTCCACCTCCCGCAAGGTAATCGGCTACCTCAACGTCCTGGGCAGCCCTCTCTGGTTCCGCCTCAGAGCGAGCTGGGAGCTCAGGGGCGTGCTGGGCAGGATCAACGGTCTTGTCAAGGAGATGAACACGTTCGGGTTGGTGGAGCGCAAGGAGCCCCAGCAGGTTGCGTTCCGGCAGACGCACTCAGCGCTGGACGACTCGGCGGAGATCGTCGGGAGGGAGGGCGACAGGGAGGTGGTGGTCGAGATGCTGCTCCGCCAACGGCGCGAGCACGCGGTGCAGGTGCTGCCCATCGTCGGGATGGGGGGTCTGGGGAAGACGACGCTTGCCAAGATGGTGTACAACGACCTCAGGGTTCAGAAGCACTTTGAGCTGAGGATGTGGCACTGCGTGTCGCAGGCGAACCTTGACGCCTGCCCCATCGTGAAATCCATCATCGAGTTGGCCACGGAAGGGAGGTGCGATCTGCCCGACACCTTCGAGCTATTGCAGGGACGTCTGCAGCAAGAAATTGGTCGGAGGAGGTACCTGCTGATCCTTGATGATGTGTGGAACGAAGAGCAGCCGAAGTGGGAGGAAGACCTGAAGCCACTGCTGTGTTCTTCGATCGGTGGGTCGGGAAGCATCATACTTGTCACCAGCAGAAGCCAAAAGGTGGCCTGCATAATGGGCACCCTTCCACCCTACGAGCTGTCATGTCTGAGCGAGGACGATTCGTGGGAACTATTCTCAATGAAAGCTTTCAGCAAGGGCGTGCAAGAACAAGCCGAGTTAGCTGCAGCTGGTAGACGTATCGTCGACAAATGCAAGGGACTTCCTCTTGCTCTGAAGATAATGGGTGGCTTGATGAGCTCAAAGCAGCAGGCTCGAGACTGGGAGACCATTGCGGACACCAACTTGGGCCATACCAATAGTGGCAAAGATGAAATCATATCCATACTCAAGTTGAGCTACAAGCAGCTGACCTCTGAAATGAAGCAGTGCTTCGCTTTCTGTGCGGTGTTCCCCAAGGAC AGTTCAGTATGCACGCTCTATCACTTGGAGTCACTGAAGCTAAATTACTGCTCTGTTGAACG GTATTTACCTGAAGGTATGACAAGTATGAAGAAGCTCAGACATATTAATCTTCTGGAATGTGGTAGTTTGGTACGAATGCCTTCGAAActtagcttactgcacaacctTCGCACACTGACAACCTTTGTTGTGGACACTGAAGATGGTTGTGGGATTGAGGAGCTCCAAGACATGCGACAGCTTAGCAACAGGTTGGAACTGTACAATCTGAGTAAAGTGAAGAGTGGGTCGAAGGCCAACCTCCATGAGAAACAGAATCTAAGTGAACTCTCGTTGTATTGGGGCCGCAAAGTAAGTGATATTCCTAAAATAGGTGAGGTCAACAGTGAGGTAGAAGTACTGGAATCTCTTTTACCTTATGGCGGTCTCAAAATTTTAGAAATTTATGGCTATGGTGGCCATGAAATATCACAGTGGATGAGAGACCCTCAAATGTTTCAGTACTTGAGAGAACTTATTGTTTCCAACTGCCCAAGATGCAAGGATCTACCGATAGTATGGTTGTCATCTTCCCTTGAACATTTGTCTTTATCCAACATGGTCAGCCTGACCACGATATGCCATGGCATCGATGTCGAAGCTGAAGGATGCAGTAACTCTTTGCTCATTTTTCCGAAGTTAAAGAGGATGGAGTTATCGTATTTACCAGAGCTAGAGAGATGGGCAGGAAACAGTTCAGGGGAGCTGAATGGCTCCATTGTTTTTCTCCAGCTTGAAGAGCTCATAATCTACGACTGCTATAAGCTTTCAACTCTCCCGGAGAGCCCAGTTCTCACACATCTAGTATGCATCAGTTACACTGAAGATCAGCTAGTTTCTATGAGCATGCCTTTGTACTCTTGGCCATCGCTTGCTAGCTTGAAAGTTGGTTTGCTGGCAAACATGGTGGTGTTCCCCCCAGATCAGGACCAGCAAAGCCAAAGCCCAAGACCTTTGGAGGCCCTTCGAAGTTTGGAGGTGAAAGGTGACTATGGCTTCGTATCAACATTCAGTTTGCCAGCACATCTCGACTGTTTTACTGCTGTAGAAGAATTGGTTATATCAAACTGCTCCAACATTGTCCGCTGGCCACTGGTGGAGCTCCGGTGCTTCGCTCGCCTTCGATCTCTGCACATTTCGCACTGCACCAACCTAGGGCAGGAGGTCTTGGAGGGCTCATCAtccgaggaaacccttcccctGCTCCAGCTCGAAAGGCTATCGATAGTGTCTTGTGACAGCTTGACGAGGATCCCCATGTTGCCCGCATCCCTCGAGCAGCTAGACATTTCACGCTGCACAAGTATGGTGGCGCTGCCTCCAGACCTTGGAAATCTTGCGAAGCTGAAGGAGCTCTGTGTGCTGGGCTGCCATCAGCTACGACCGCTGCCTGATGGGATGGATGGCCTCACATCCCTTGAGGCACTGACGATCAGAGAATGCCCAAAGATTCAGAAATTCCCGGAGGGTCTGCTCCAGCGGGTCCCAACCCTGAAGACCCTGACAATAGGGGGCTGCCCCGACCTGCAGAAACGTTGCGGACAAGGTGGGGAGTATCTTGACTTGGTCGCTTCTATTC